The Anopheles coluzzii chromosome 2, AcolN3, whole genome shotgun sequence genome window below encodes:
- the LOC125906903 gene encoding histone H2B-like, which produces MAPKTSGKAAKKSGKVQKNISKSDKKKKRKTRKESYAIYIYKVLKQVHPDTGISSKAMAMNSFVNDIFERIAAEASRLAHYNKRSTITSREIQTAVRLLLPGELAKHAVSEGTKAVTKYTSSK; this is translated from the coding sequence ATGGCACCCAAAACCAGTGGAAAAGCTGCGAAGAAGTCTGGCAAGGtccagaaaaatatttccaagtccgacaagaaaaagaagcgcaAGACCCGCAAGGAAAGCTACGCTATTTACATCTACAAAGTGTTGAAGCAAGTCCACCCGGATACTGGTATCTCTTCGAAGGCCATGGCCATGAACAGTTTCGTCAACGATATCTTCGAACGCATTGCTGCTGAGGCATCCCGCTTGGCGCACTACAACAAGCGTTCGACGATCACGTCCCGCGAAATCCAAACCGCTGttcgtctgctgctgcctggTGAGCTTGCCAAGCACGCCGTCTCCGAAGGAACGAAGGCTGTCACAAAGTACACCAGCTCGAAGTAA